The following coding sequences are from one Formosa haliotis window:
- a CDS encoding Lrp/AsnC ligand binding domain-containing protein produces MKVTNQNIEIDGIDKEILRALMHDARTPILEIARHVGISGAAIHQRLRKLEKSGLISGSKFTINPKILGYTTMAFIGIYLDKAMSNPEAVKQLRKIPEVIECHYTTGNWSIFIKILCRDNEHLMQLLNKDIQSIEGVSRTETFISLQQQIDRQIPI; encoded by the coding sequence ATGAAAGTTACAAATCAAAATATAGAAATTGATGGTATTGATAAAGAAATCCTTCGTGCCCTTATGCACGATGCTAGAACTCCCATTTTAGAAATAGCGCGACATGTTGGTATTTCGGGAGCAGCAATTCATCAGCGGTTACGGAAATTAGAAAAATCAGGATTAATTTCGGGTTCTAAATTCACGATAAATCCTAAAATTTTAGGGTATACCACCATGGCATTCATTGGTATTTATCTAGACAAAGCCATGAGCAATCCTGAGGCTGTAAAGCAATTACGCAAAATACCTGAAGTTATAGAGTGTCATTACACCACGGGGAATTGGAGTATTTTTATAAAGATTTTATGTCGTGATAACGAACATTTAATGCAACTTTTAAATAAGGACATTCAATCTATTGAAGGCGTTTCAAGAACCGAAACATTTATCTCGCTGCAACAACAAATCGATCGCCAAATTCCAATTTAA
- the ald gene encoding alanine dehydrogenase → MKIGIPKEIKNNESRVGMTPAGVYELVNLGHTVYVQSTAGEGSGFFDEVYQEAGAIILKTIQDVYASSEMIVKVKEPIEAEYDLIQPNQIVFTYFHFASCEPLTLAMIKSNAVCIAYETVEDSDGTLPLLTPMSEVAGRMAIQQGAKYLEKPIKGRGILLGGVPGVSPGKVLILGAGVVGVQAAKMAAGLGAHVTVMDVNMKRLRYVNDIMPSHVVTEYSSVYNIKKHIQTHDLIVGGVLIKGGKAPKLVSRDMLKLMRPGTILVDVAVDQGGCMETTKATTHEDPTFIIDDIVHYCVANMPGAVPYTSTLALTNVTLPYVLKIANKGWEKACAEDASLKKGLNIVSGEIVYEGIAEAFGWDVKYA, encoded by the coding sequence ATGAAGATAGGTATTCCAAAAGAAATTAAGAACAATGAGAGCCGTGTTGGTATGACGCCAGCAGGTGTTTACGAATTAGTTAATCTAGGTCACACCGTTTATGTTCAATCTACAGCAGGTGAAGGTAGTGGGTTTTTCGATGAAGTGTATCAGGAAGCTGGTGCCATCATTTTAAAAACCATACAAGATGTATATGCATCTAGCGAGATGATTGTAAAAGTAAAAGAGCCAATAGAAGCGGAGTACGATTTAATTCAACCTAATCAGATAGTGTTTACTTATTTTCACTTTGCATCATGCGAGCCTTTAACATTGGCTATGATTAAAAGTAATGCTGTTTGTATTGCCTACGAAACAGTGGAAGATAGTGATGGAACCTTGCCATTGTTAACCCCAATGTCTGAAGTGGCAGGTCGAATGGCTATTCAGCAAGGGGCTAAATATTTAGAAAAACCAATTAAGGGGCGTGGTATATTATTAGGTGGTGTTCCTGGGGTGTCTCCTGGAAAAGTACTTATTCTAGGTGCTGGTGTAGTGGGCGTGCAGGCTGCAAAAATGGCCGCAGGACTAGGGGCTCATGTTACCGTTATGGATGTTAATATGAAACGTTTACGCTATGTAAACGATATAATGCCAAGTCATGTAGTTACAGAGTATTCTAGTGTTTATAATATTAAAAAACACATACAAACTCACGATTTAATTGTAGGGGGTGTATTAATTAAAGGAGGAAAAGCTCCAAAACTAGTTAGCCGAGATATGCTGAAATTAATGCGACCAGGTACCATATTAGTAGATGTTGCCGTAGATCAAGGCGGTTGTATGGAAACTACAAAGGCAACTACTCACGAAGATCCTACATTTATTATAGATGATATCGTGCACTATTGTGTAGCAAATATGCCTGGGGCGGTACCTTATACTTCTACTTTGGCTTTAACCAATGTAACCTTGCCTTATGTTTTAAAAATAGCTAATAAAGGCTGGGAAAAAGCTTGTGCCGAAGATGCCTCTCTTAAAAAGGGATTAAATATTGTTTCTGGTGAAATTGTTTACGAAGGTATAGCTGAGGCTTTTGGCTGGGATGTGAAGTATGCATAA
- the aat gene encoding leucyl/phenylalanyl-tRNA--protein transferase, with amino-acid sequence MKFLRDKIEFPDISEATSEGLIAVGGDLSTDRLLLAYKRGIFPWFEDDNAILWWSPDPRFVLFPNELKISKSMRQVLRKCNFTVTVNQAFPEVIEACSKIKRNGQTGTWITNNMTEAYIELHDMGFAKSVEVWQDDELVGGFYGLDLGNDVFCGESMFSKVSNASKAAFITFVQHTDYKVIDCQVHTHHLESLGARAIPRADYLKYL; translated from the coding sequence ATGAAATTTTTAAGAGATAAAATAGAATTTCCAGATATTTCTGAAGCAACAAGTGAGGGACTTATAGCTGTGGGAGGAGATTTATCTACAGATCGGCTTTTGCTGGCCTATAAACGTGGCATTTTTCCGTGGTTTGAAGATGATAATGCGATTTTATGGTGGTCTCCAGACCCGAGGTTTGTTTTGTTTCCAAACGAGTTGAAAATTTCAAAAAGTATGCGACAGGTACTTCGAAAATGTAATTTTACCGTAACCGTTAATCAAGCGTTTCCTGAAGTAATTGAAGCCTGTTCTAAAATAAAACGCAACGGGCAAACTGGAACTTGGATTACCAATAACATGACCGAAGCCTATATAGAACTTCACGACATGGGGTTTGCGAAATCTGTAGAAGTGTGGCAAGATGACGAGTTGGTAGGTGGTTTTTATGGCCTCGATTTGGGTAACGATGTGTTTTGTGGAGAAAGCATGTTTTCTAAAGTAAGTAATGCCAGTAAAGCCGCTTTTATAACCTTTGTTCAGCATACAGATTATAAAGTTATAGACTGCCAAGTACATACACATCATCTTGAAAGTCTTGGCGCCAGAGCTATTCCGAGAGCAGACTACCTAAAATATTTGTAA
- a CDS encoding saccharopine dehydrogenase family protein translates to MRNILIIGSGKSTSYLISYLLDKSDTEHLRLTIADIELTHAKNLIKNHPNADTLKLDIFDESARSLAIKKADIVISMLPARFHIEVAKDCLKYEKHLVTASYISEELQALNPEVTNKGLVFMNEIGVDPGIDHMSAMQVIDRIREKGGKMLLFESFTGGLVAPENDTNLWNYKFTWNPRNVVVAGQGGVAKFIQEGSYKYIPYHRLFRRTEFLEVDGYGQFEVYANRDSLKYQSVYGLDHVKTLYRGTMRRVGFSRAWNMFVQLGMTDDSYVMEHSEHLSYRDFINAFLPYSPSDSVELKLRYQLKIDQDDVIWDKLLELDIFNPNKKIKLKNATPAQILQHILMDKWTLNPLDKDMIVMYHKFGYELDGKNHQIDATMVTLGKDQTYTAMAKTVGLPVAIATLAILNKNITTPGVQLPISKEVYTPILKELENLDITFKEKEVPYLGYNPLNI, encoded by the coding sequence ATGCGAAACATTTTAATTATAGGTTCAGGAAAATCGACATCTTATTTAATTTCCTATTTATTAGATAAATCGGATACAGAACATTTGCGCTTAACCATAGCCGATATTGAGTTAACTCACGCCAAAAACTTAATTAAAAATCACCCAAATGCCGACACCTTAAAACTAGATATTTTTGATGAATCAGCACGAAGTCTCGCAATTAAAAAAGCAGATATTGTAATCTCTATGCTTCCTGCTCGATTTCATATAGAAGTTGCAAAAGATTGCTTAAAATACGAAAAACACTTAGTAACCGCCTCTTATATAAGTGAGGAATTACAAGCCTTAAACCCAGAAGTTACCAATAAAGGCTTAGTTTTTATGAATGAAATTGGTGTAGATCCCGGAATAGACCACATGAGTGCTATGCAGGTTATAGATCGTATTCGAGAAAAAGGTGGTAAAATGTTACTTTTTGAATCGTTCACCGGCGGATTAGTAGCTCCGGAGAATGACACCAATTTATGGAATTACAAATTTACCTGGAATCCCAGAAATGTTGTGGTTGCGGGGCAAGGAGGTGTCGCAAAATTTATTCAAGAAGGTTCTTATAAATACATCCCCTATCACCGTTTATTTAGACGCACAGAATTTTTAGAAGTTGATGGTTATGGGCAATTTGAAGTGTACGCTAATCGCGATTCGTTAAAGTACCAAAGTGTTTACGGTTTAGATCACGTAAAAACGCTTTACCGAGGCACGATGAGACGCGTTGGATTTAGCAGAGCTTGGAATATGTTTGTACAATTAGGCATGACCGACGACAGTTACGTTATGGAACATAGCGAGCACTTAAGTTACCGAGATTTTATAAATGCATTTTTACCTTATAGCCCATCAGATTCTGTGGAGTTAAAACTCAGATATCAGTTAAAAATAGATCAAGATGATGTGATTTGGGATAAGCTTTTAGAATTAGATATTTTTAATCCGAATAAAAAAATAAAACTTAAAAATGCCACCCCAGCACAAATTTTACAACATATTTTAATGGATAAATGGACATTAAATCCGTTAGATAAAGATATGATTGTCATGTACCATAAATTTGGCTATGAATTAGATGGCAAAAACCATCAAATAGATGCGACTATGGTAACCCTAGGCAAAGACCAAACCTATACCGCTATGGCTAAAACCGTAGGCCTACCCGTTGCTATTGCAACCCTAGCTATTTTAAATAAAAACATCACAACACCTGGCGTACAACTTCCAATTTCTAAAGAAGTGTATACCCCTATTTTAAAAGAATTAGAAAATTTAGACATTACTTTTAAAGAAAAAGAAGTTCCTTACTTGGGTTACAATCCGTTAAACATATAA
- a CDS encoding thioredoxin family protein produces the protein MNTLQPNITNTTILESIDKGMTYQAFRDLVKTLAATGGTTGNEQTEAFFAYTKLNESRMKRWDKTLKVSEADKTSIENFKGDITWLVLAESWCGDAAHILPVINKVAELNDNIDFKVVLRDENEDLMNMFLTNGGKSIPKLIMIDNTSGDVVNTFGPRPQIATQLVVDFKAAHGVLTPEFKESLQAWYNKDKGQSTIEDLVTLLGA, from the coding sequence ATGAATACTTTACAACCTAATATTACAAATACTACAATTTTAGAAAGTATAGATAAAGGAATGACTTATCAGGCATTTCGTGACTTGGTTAAAACCTTGGCGGCTACAGGCGGAACAACAGGAAACGAGCAAACGGAAGCCTTTTTTGCATATACTAAACTAAATGAGAGTAGAATGAAACGTTGGGATAAGACCTTAAAAGTTTCTGAAGCCGATAAAACTAGTATTGAAAATTTTAAAGGCGATATTACTTGGTTAGTGCTAGCAGAAAGTTGGTGTGGTGATGCTGCACATATTCTTCCTGTTATTAATAAAGTGGCCGAATTAAACGACAATATCGATTTTAAAGTGGTACTTCGCGATGAGAATGAAGATCTTATGAATATGTTTTTAACTAATGGAGGAAAATCAATTCCGAAGTTAATCATGATCGATAATACAAGTGGTGACGTTGTAAATACTTTCGGACCAAGACCACAAATAGCGACACAATTGGTTGTAGATTTTAAAGCCGCTCATGGTGTGTTAACACCCGAGTTTAAGGAATCTTTACAAGCGTGGTATAATAAAGATAAAGGGCAAAGTACTATAGAAGATTTAGTGACTTTATTAGGTGCTTAA
- a CDS encoding superoxide dismutase family protein gives MSHPTHTPNIESVIENAESAKEDNMEKTDQIKVILEAKSDSKVSGDIVFTQVNDTVTMVAELKGLNPGVHAIHLHETADCSAHDAKSSGGHWNPSQAKHGKWGATDGYHSGDIGNFTADANGNATINFETTEWCISCTDPNKTIIGRGIIIHEGKDDFTTQPTGNAGKRIACGAIKH, from the coding sequence ATGTCTCACCCAACGCACACACCCAATATAGAAAGTGTTATTGAAAATGCTGAAAGTGCCAAGGAAGATAATATGGAGAAGACAGATCAAATTAAAGTTATATTAGAAGCCAAAAGTGACAGTAAAGTTTCTGGTGATATCGTATTTACTCAAGTAAACGATACTGTAACTATGGTCGCCGAACTTAAAGGCCTAAATCCTGGAGTTCATGCCATTCATTTACACGAAACTGCAGATTGCTCTGCCCACGATGCTAAATCTTCTGGCGGACATTGGAACCCTTCACAAGCTAAGCATGGAAAATGGGGAGCTACGGACGGCTATCATAGTGGTGATATTGGAAATTTTACTGCCGATGCAAACGGAAATGCCACGATAAATTTTGAAACTACCGAATGGTGTATTTCTTGTACAGACCCTAATAAAACTATTATTGGACGTGGAATTATTATTCACGAAGGTAAAGACGATTTTACCACGCAACCTACAGGGAACGCCGGAAAACGTATAGCCTGCGGTGCTATAAAACACTAA
- a CDS encoding cell division protein FtsX yields MSSSFESYQKRRLISSYFSVVLSIALVLFLLGLLGMLVLNTKKVADHFKEQVVVTIYLKDTAKEVEIKQLEKSLSMADYVKTTEYVSKEQAAEFMKAENGEDFMNFLGYNPLQNSIDVHLKADYVTSEHLKTISDEALAKTFVDEVRYDNDLVNLMNDNVKRISFWILVISGVFTLIAVLLINSSIRLSVYSKRFTIKTMQMVGATKHFIRRPFVWKSVKLGIIGAILALIGMAVVFYYLNKTFPDLQLLNNPILIGGLFVTIFILGIVITWISTFIATQRFLNLKTDQLYY; encoded by the coding sequence ATGAGCTCATCTTTTGAAAGTTATCAAAAACGCCGATTAATATCGTCTTATTTTTCCGTGGTATTGAGTATTGCTTTAGTTCTATTTTTACTTGGTTTACTAGGCATGCTAGTACTAAACACCAAGAAAGTCGCCGATCATTTTAAAGAACAAGTGGTAGTAACCATTTATTTAAAGGATACGGCAAAAGAGGTAGAAATAAAACAACTTGAAAAAAGTTTATCGATGGCCGATTACGTAAAAACGACAGAATATGTGTCGAAAGAGCAGGCTGCCGAATTTATGAAAGCCGAAAACGGAGAGGATTTCATGAATTTCTTGGGCTATAATCCGCTACAAAATTCTATCGATGTGCATTTAAAAGCAGATTATGTTACCTCTGAACATTTAAAAACGATTTCTGATGAAGCCCTTGCTAAAACTTTTGTTGATGAAGTTCGCTACGATAACGATTTGGTGAATTTAATGAACGACAATGTAAAACGTATTAGTTTCTGGATATTAGTTATTAGCGGTGTTTTTACCTTAATCGCCGTATTACTTATAAATAGCTCTATAAGACTTTCGGTATACTCGAAACGTTTTACTATTAAAACCATGCAAATGGTAGGCGCTACCAAACATTTTATTAGAAGACCTTTTGTTTGGAAAAGTGTAAAACTAGGAATTATTGGTGCTATTTTAGCACTCATTGGTATGGCTGTTGTATTTTACTATTTAAACAAAACCTTCCCAGATTTACAATTATTAAACAACCCAATTCTTATTGGAGGTTTATTTGTAACCATCTTTATTTTAGGGATTGTAATAACATGGATTAGCACCTTTATCGCTACCCAACGCTTCCTAAATCTTAAAACCGATCAACTTTATTACTAA
- a CDS encoding undecaprenyl-diphosphate phosphatase gives METIDAIVLGIIQGLTEFLPVSSSGHLEIGKAILGDHSVPEESLLFTVVLHFATALSTMVIFRKDILSLLKGALKFEWNDDLKFVAKIALSMIPAVFIGLFFEEQLEALFGGNLLLVGAMLLVTAILLFLADKAKNTGKPVSFKDAFIIGISQAIAMLPGISRSGATISTSVLLGNDKTKAARFSFLMVVPLIFGKIAKDILGGELNLESTNITALSAGFIAAFICGLFACTWMIALVKKSKLSYFAIYCAIVGLIAISYSVLN, from the coding sequence ATGGAAACTATTGATGCGATTGTTCTTGGTATTATTCAAGGACTTACAGAGTTTTTACCCGTATCTTCTAGCGGACATTTAGAAATAGGTAAAGCCATTCTTGGCGATCATTCTGTGCCAGAAGAAAGTTTATTATTTACTGTCGTACTTCACTTTGCAACAGCTTTAAGTACTATGGTAATTTTTAGAAAAGACATATTAAGCCTTTTAAAAGGAGCTTTAAAATTTGAATGGAACGACGATTTAAAGTTTGTTGCTAAAATTGCGCTTTCCATGATTCCTGCTGTTTTTATTGGATTATTTTTTGAAGAGCAATTAGAAGCACTATTTGGCGGAAATCTCTTGTTAGTAGGTGCCATGTTACTTGTTACTGCCATCCTACTTTTTCTTGCCGATAAAGCTAAAAACACAGGAAAACCTGTTAGTTTTAAAGATGCATTTATTATTGGTATTTCGCAAGCTATAGCCATGTTACCAGGAATTTCGCGCTCTGGAGCTACAATCTCTACCTCGGTTTTATTAGGAAACGACAAAACTAAAGCTGCACGGTTTTCATTTTTAATGGTTGTACCCTTAATCTTCGGAAAAATTGCCAAAGATATCTTAGGCGGCGAATTAAACCTTGAAAGCACCAACATTACAGCACTTTCTGCTGGTTTTATTGCGGCGTTTATCTGTGGACTTTTTGCTTGTACCTGGATGATTGCCTTAGTTAAGAAAAGCAAATTATCGTATTTTGCTATCTATTGTGCTATTGTAGGCCTTATTGCTATTAGTTATTCCGTTTTAAATTAA
- a CDS encoding DUF3098 domain-containing protein, with product MGEQKQKNATKNEFIFGKKNYKFMLIGLGIIALGFILMAGGGSDDPNVFSPDIFSFRRIRLAPTLVLIGFGIQIYAILLNPNKK from the coding sequence ATGGGAGAACAAAAACAAAAAAACGCAACTAAAAACGAGTTTATATTCGGAAAGAAAAACTATAAATTCATGTTAATCGGACTTGGAATTATTGCTTTAGGCTTTATTTTAATGGCCGGTGGCGGTAGTGACGACCCCAATGTATTTAGTCCAGATATTTTTAGTTTCAGAAGAATTCGCTTGGCCCCAACGCTAGTCCTAATTGGTTTCGGAATTCAGATTTACGCTATACTTTTAAATCCGAATAAAAAATAA
- a CDS encoding DNA-3-methyladenine glycosylase I, with the protein MEKHRCGWCHGDDLYEAYHDKEWGVPVRDDATLFEFLILETFQAGLSWITILRKRENFRVAFDNFDYKKIANYTQKKLDTLAQDAGIIRNKLKIKATVSNAQAFIKIQEEFGSFSNYIWDFVDGTPIKNAVKHYKEAPANTALSDAISKDLKKRGFKFVGSTVIYAHMQATGMINDHEVNCFRYNEV; encoded by the coding sequence ATGGAAAAACATAGATGCGGATGGTGCCATGGCGATGATTTATATGAAGCTTATCATGATAAAGAATGGGGAGTTCCTGTTAGAGATGACGCCACTTTATTTGAATTTCTAATTCTTGAAACTTTTCAAGCAGGGTTAAGCTGGATTACCATTTTAAGAAAACGAGAGAATTTTAGAGTTGCTTTTGATAATTTCGATTATAAAAAAATTGCAAACTACACTCAAAAGAAGCTCGATACTTTAGCTCAAGACGCTGGAATAATTCGCAATAAACTCAAAATAAAAGCAACTGTTAGTAATGCGCAAGCCTTTATAAAGATTCAAGAAGAATTTGGAAGTTTTAGTAATTATATTTGGGATTTTGTTGACGGAACTCCTATAAAAAACGCCGTAAAACATTATAAAGAAGCACCTGCAAACACAGCTTTAAGTGATGCCATAAGTAAAGATTTAAAAAAACGAGGCTTTAAATTTGTCGGTTCTACAGTAATATACGCCCACATGCAAGCTACCGGAATGATTAACGATCATGAAGTGAATTGCTTTAGATATAATGAAGTTTAG
- a CDS encoding zinc metallopeptidase gives MYTYYILIGAIALVSWLVSNKLKAKFETYSKVHLRNGMTGKEIAEKMLADNGIRDVKVVSTPGHLSDHYDPRSKTVNLSEPVYAQANAAAAAVAAHECGHAVQHAQAYSWLTLRSQLVPVVSISSKMSQWLVIGGLVLGAASGAGLGFWVSIVGLLMMAMATLFSFITLPVEYDASNRALAWLKNKNMLAPEEYAGAEDALKWAARTYLVAAIGALASLLYWAMQLLGNRN, from the coding sequence ATGTATACATATTATATATTAATTGGTGCTATAGCTTTAGTAAGTTGGTTAGTAAGCAATAAGCTTAAAGCGAAATTTGAAACCTATTCTAAGGTTCATTTAAGAAATGGAATGACCGGAAAGGAAATTGCAGAAAAAATGCTTGCCGATAACGGAATTCGGGATGTAAAGGTGGTGTCTACTCCAGGACATTTATCCGATCATTACGATCCACGTTCAAAAACGGTTAATTTAAGCGAGCCTGTATATGCTCAAGCTAACGCGGCAGCAGCGGCGGTTGCGGCTCACGAATGTGGTCACGCGGTTCAACATGCTCAGGCTTATAGTTGGTTAACTTTGCGTTCGCAATTAGTTCCTGTAGTAAGTATTTCTTCTAAAATGTCGCAATGGTTAGTTATTGGTGGTTTAGTTTTAGGAGCTGCTTCAGGTGCCGGATTAGGCTTTTGGGTGTCTATAGTTGGATTGTTAATGATGGCTATGGCTACACTTTTTAGTTTTATTACTTTACCGGTAGAATACGATGCTAGTAATCGTGCTTTGGCTTGGTTAAAGAATAAAAATATGTTAGCTCCAGAAGAATATGCTGGTGCAGAAGATGCGTTAAAATGGGCTGCAAGAACCTATTTAGTAGCTGCTATTGGAGCCTTAGCGTCATTGTTATATTGGGCAATGCAGTTATTAGGAAATAGAAATTAA
- the truB gene encoding tRNA pseudouridine(55) synthase TruB, protein MKTAEDYLNGQVLLIDKPLNWTSFQAVNKLRWEIRNAFNIKKIKVGHAGTLDPLATGLLVICTGKMTKQIDTFQGQIKEYTGTIVLGGTTPSYDLETDIDQTFPTDHITPELIHETTTQFIGDIEQYPPVFSAIKKEGKRLYEYARAGEDVEIKPRKIHIAAFDITNISGTNIDFRVVCSKGTYIRSLAHDFGKALQSGSHLSVLRRTKIGDFNVANALTPEAFIAQLKD, encoded by the coding sequence ATGAAAACAGCTGAAGATTATTTAAACGGTCAAGTATTATTAATAGACAAGCCGCTAAACTGGACTTCGTTTCAAGCGGTTAACAAATTGCGTTGGGAAATAAGAAACGCCTTCAACATAAAAAAAATTAAAGTTGGCCACGCTGGCACACTCGACCCCCTAGCAACAGGTTTATTAGTGATTTGTACAGGTAAAATGACCAAACAAATCGATACCTTTCAAGGTCAGATTAAAGAATATACGGGTACTATTGTTTTAGGTGGCACAACGCCGTCTTACGACTTAGAAACCGACATAGACCAAACCTTTCCAACAGACCATATTACACCAGAATTAATTCACGAAACCACGACTCAATTTATTGGTGATATAGAGCAATATCCACCGGTATTTTCTGCTATAAAGAAAGAAGGAAAACGTCTTTACGAATATGCTAGAGCCGGAGAGGACGTTGAAATTAAACCCAGAAAAATTCATATTGCAGCGTTCGACATTACTAATATTTCTGGCACCAATATTGATTTTAGAGTGGTGTGCAGTAAAGGAACTTATATCCGTTCTTTAGCTCATGATTTCGGAAAAGCGTTACAGTCTGGGAGCCACTTATCGGTATTAAGACGTACTAAAATTGGCGATTTTAATGTAGCTAATGCCTTAACTCCAGAAGCGTTTATCGCACAATTAAAAGACTAA